A window of Halobacillus naozhouensis genomic DNA:
TTCCGACAGATTATGGTCTTTATTTATATTTAAAACAAATGGAGAATAATCAAGAATGAATGTCGTGCAAATCCAATAAAGAAATAATCTTTCATTTCGACTGTTCAGCAATCGGGCGCAAATCTTGAATAAGACATGCGCTCCTTGTATGTGAAAAGGCCATTTTGTTGAATAAATACAATCAGAGAAGAAATGGGGACTTTTAAGTAATGACTGAAATTAAAGAAATAGGATCTTTATGTTCTGTAGACGACAAAGGCTATATAATAAACCAGTCTAATCCCAATAAAATCAATAATAAATTTCGAGAAGTAATCCGACTAATAAATGAAAGCTGTCTTTCCGTTTTACCAAAGGAAATTCACAGCATTTATATAAGAGGATCTGTGCCAAGAGGGTTAGACATTGAAGGTGTATCTGATGTTGACGTAATAATAGTAACCTATTCTAATCCTCAAGATATTGACCTTGATTGGGTGGAGGAGACCGAACAATTTATTGATCAAAAATTCCGTTTTATAAACGGTGTAGAATTAGGATTCTGCCCTTTAAGTGAGGTTGAGGAGTCAAAATATTGCTCCATGATTCCGTTTATTCTAAAAACCTATGGTATTTGTGTTTATGGTGAAAACCTAATAAGTAAGCTCCCTGATTATAAACCCGACAGCTCCTTGGCGAATGAACACCTCATTCACTTAAGATCTCTGATTGATAAAGCCAAGCATGATTTAACGGGAAATGACGACATTGAGGACATTAAGGATTGCTGTTCATGGATCATGAGAATTATTGTGAGGGCTGGTCTCGCGCTTGTCATTGTTCAAGAACAGTCATACACAAGGGATCTATTCCCAGCCTATAAACTATTTTCGAAGCATTATCCTGAAAAAGAGCAAGAGATGAGAACAGCGCTTTGGTACGTAATCAACCCCTTATCAAGTTCAGAAGAAATATTGAAATTCTTGGATCACTTTGGAAGTTGGATAAAGGCGGAAGCAGAAAATTGGCTTAAAGTTTATAACCCAACAAGGGAAATACATCTACCGCTTTGATAATGTACTCACTGTTCATTTAAAGGAGCGCAAGAGTTAAATAACGACTGACAAATACAGTCCGTTTTGGCGTTCTTATTCAGTTATAGAAGCAGGGTTATTTAGTAAAATGAACAGATTTTATTAGAAGTTTTTTCAAGATGGTTAAGGGGGAGTAGATGTGAAGGTTAATATTAAATCGAAGATGATTGGTGATAAAGAAATTCAATATACGCATATACAAAACAATTCAAAAGTTGTCTGTATTATGTTTTCTGGTGCAGGCTATACATATGATAAACCCTTATTTTATTATTCAACAATGAAGCTTATAGAAGGAAAAATAGACATTGTTCATATCCATTACTCCTACTCTCAGGATGAATTAAATCTCCCCATAGCTGGAATAGCTGACATAATAACAAATGATGTGGAACCTATAATTGATGAAGTTCTTAACTGTGGCGAGTATAGAGAGAGCATATATTTTGGAAAGTCTATTGGAACTATTCCAATTATCAATGAGATTATGGTTAAACATCCAAAATCAACATTTGTATTACTAACCCCATTACTGAAGTACGAGTTGTTTATGAGACCTCTTTTAGAGAGTCAGAGTAAAATATTAATTATTGCTGGGAGCAAAGATCATCATTACGTACTTGAGAAAATAGAAGCATTAATGAACAAAAATAACATCAAGGTTAAGGTAGTCAATAAAGCTAATCATTCCTTAGAAATTGAACCATTCGATACATTGAGTTCTATTTCTTCACTAAGTGATACCATACAAAGCATCAGTCGTTTTATAAGATAGTCTTCAAGAATAGAATTAAGCTATTGCAGGCTAAAAGATTTGGATAAGTATGGGTGAGGGCCTTATTCCGCATAGGGCAAAAAGGAAGATCGTTATTAAATTTACCTTGAAATCAAGTCAGGGCGCATTTCCGGAATAAAGGATTTGCGCTTTTTTGCATCAATGGGCCATTATCTGGAAGACATGAATTCGAGATAACTCAATAAAAAGACTACTCAATTCACTTGGAATTATTTGGTTTAATAATGGTATAATTAAAATAAGAATAAAAATGGAGGGATGTTCTTTGGGTACCTTCGCAGTTTTATTGATTGTGATATTAGCAGTATTAGTCGATTTCTTTTGGTTGGATGTAGATCGAAAACGTTGGGGTTGGATGAAAAATTGGACAAAGTTTCAGAAAGGATTATTCTTTTCTGGCTTTGCGGTTGTTTCAGTTTTAATTTATGTGGGACTAAGTCTAGAATTTTTATGAGTCAATAGATGATCTAGTATTGGGGGCGATAGCTGCACAATGGTTATCACTAGTTGTGATAGCCAAGCATAAATGTTGTAAAAGTCTGGATGAATTTAAGTTATGATGTTATTGCGGTAGGAGGGTTAAAAATGATTCGTGAACTTGATAAAACTAAATTCTATAAATGCGAAAAGTTAATAAATGATGCGGGACATTTAGAAGTTAAAGCGGTAATAGAAGGTAATAACCCGGGGCGAATTTTTGTGGAGAGTCAATGCGGATAACTTGAGCTATTAAGTAAGCATCTTTAAGGTTTTACGAATATAAAAATTACGTAGTGCATCAGATTGCATGGGGTTGAAAGCTGTCACTTTGAATCCGAGTTGATGAAGGAAAGAAAAGAGAGATAACCAATAGTGACCTGTGGCTTCCATGCCACAAGCACATTCTTCAGGTGTAACCTGGTGTTGATTTAAGAATTTAAGAAGCTTGTCACTACCACTTTTTGAATTAGCAAAACGAAATGTTTTCCCGATAGGATCCCCATTTTCATTAATTAGTCCAGCTTCGTGATGACGTTTTCCAATATCAATTCCAAGATAAATCATACTATACCCCTCACATAAAATTAATCAAATGGAAGGGAACCTCTTAACCTTTATAGATACTCAACCTCGTTCGATATACGGTAACTACGTACCATCCAGCTCATACGAATAGTTCTATAAAGAAAGAGGTGTCAGTCTTTAGAACGAAGACAATGCTTCAAGAGCGCAGAGCGACAACCTCAATCTGATTAATAATAATATACGAGGGGCGCTATCCTTGAATAGGAACCTGCGCCCTTTTTTATTTTTATCGTCCCTGATAGTTTGGGGTTCGATGGTTTCGTTGCCTTCTCATTTTTCTTTGCCGTAAAATGTTTTTCATTTCTTTAAAGCTTACAAATTTCTTGTTGGCTTCATCATACACCCGGAAACGAAACGATTCCAGACTGGAAGCCAGTGTGATGGTTGTCGCCTGTTGAAGTGGCGTTACATTATTGTGGGTTTTTTCTAGGTTGTAATTAGGGACTCTTGGACTGAGATGATGCACGTGATGGAAACCAATGTTGCCGGTAATCCACTGCATGACCTTCGGAAGCTTGTAATAGGAACTTCCGTCGACGGCGGCCTTGACAAAATCCCATTCCTCTTCATTTTCAAAATAGGAATCTTCAAACTGGTGCTGGACATAGAACAACCAAATGCCGATGGCTCCTGATAGGAACAGAATAGGAATCTGTACAATCAGAAAGGCCTGCCAACCGATGATCCATATTAACAGCGCGTAGATAACTGCAATGGAAGTGTTGATGAAATACGTGTTCATTCTCTCTTTTCGTTTAGCCTCTTTTTTATTAAACCGATTGTCTACAAGGAAAAGGAAAAATGGACCTAATCCGAACAATACAATGGGGTTACGATACAGCCTATACGTTAATCGGGTCCAAAAAGAAGCGTGAATATATTCATCCACCGTCATCATCCATATATCTCCGGTGCCTCGTTTATCTAAATTGCCGCTTGTCGCATGGTGCATCGTGTGGCTGCGTTTCCATTTTGCAAAAGCAAAATGGGTGATAATGCCGGTAAACGTACCAACCACTCGATTCGCTTGACTGCTTTTGAAA
This region includes:
- a CDS encoding alpha/beta family hydrolase, with protein sequence MKVNIKSKMIGDKEIQYTHIQNNSKVVCIMFSGAGYTYDKPLFYYSTMKLIEGKIDIVHIHYSYSQDELNLPIAGIADIITNDVEPIIDEVLNCGEYRESIYFGKSIGTIPIINEIMVKHPKSTFVLLTPLLKYELFMRPLLESQSKILIIAGSKDHHYVLEKIEALMNKNNIKVKVVNKANHSLEIEPFDTLSSISSLSDTIQSISRFIR
- a CDS encoding nucleotidyltransferase; amino-acid sequence: MTEIKEIGSLCSVDDKGYIINQSNPNKINNKFREVIRLINESCLSVLPKEIHSIYIRGSVPRGLDIEGVSDVDVIIVTYSNPQDIDLDWVEETEQFIDQKFRFINGVELGFCPLSEVEESKYCSMIPFILKTYGICVYGENLISKLPDYKPDSSLANEHLIHLRSLIDKAKHDLTGNDDIEDIKDCCSWIMRIIVRAGLALVIVQEQSYTRDLFPAYKLFSKHYPEKEQEMRTALWYVINPLSSSEEILKFLDHFGSWIKAEAENWLKVYNPTREIHLPL
- a CDS encoding GNAT family acetyltransferase; protein product: MIRELDKTKFYKCEKLINDAGHLEVKAVIEGNNPGRIFVESQCG
- a CDS encoding fatty acid desaturase, with the translated sequence MSKQQQAELKKRVAPFAKSDTKVGVAQLINSVLPFFLFWFLAYQSLSVSIWLTLALAVIAAGFVVRIFIIFHDCTHGSFFKSSQANRVVGTFTGIITHFAFAKWKRSHTMHHATSGNLDKRGTGDIWMMTVDEYIHASFWTRLTYRLYRNPIVLFGLGPFFLFLVDNRFNKKEAKRKERMNTYFINTSIAVIYALLIWIIGWQAFLIVQIPILFLSGAIGIWLFYVQHQFEDSYFENEEEWDFVKAAVDGSSYYKLPKVMQWITGNIGFHHVHHLSPRVPNYNLEKTHNNVTPLQQATTITLASSLESFRFRVYDEANKKFVSFKEMKNILRQRKMRRQRNHRTPNYQGR